The DNA region CTCCGGTATGACGCCAATTGCCAGATACGGAAAAAGCCCTGCAGCGATAAGAGCTATGCCGACTACAGGCCCCACGCACGGACGGACAGCCGGCTGGCCAGCTGTCATAGGCTGCATAAGTTTCCGTCTATGTAGATTTACCGAAATCACAGAAGATAGGCTATGGAGCGTGAAGACAATCAATGAAATGCAAACTATCAGCGTGACAACTACCGCTTGAGGATCTCGCTGATAAACAGCTCTAAGCAACCCCACCAAACTATCTAGAAACCGTTGCAGCCATAACGTAGGAGAGATTTTTACTTCATAATAATCAGCATATTCCTTGGCAGGCAATGAGAAAACCTGCAATAGAATGTAGTATAGGATGGGAAGGAAAAGATAATACTTGTATTTTAAAAGAAACTCTCTACCCTTGGAGTTTTCCGTGCTCGAATATCCTATAAACACTACGTATGCGAAGTAAGCGTAGAACAGAACCAGATATGATTTTGTCTGGAATGCAATTATAAGGATAAAAGTATTGACTAAATGACCGAGGCCGGTGATTTTCGACAATCGAATTGATGCCCGATAAAAAAACAAAAAGAAAAATAACGTAGAAATCGAGTAAAAGAAAGTGATTAATAGAAATCTAGAACTATTTAGTGGTGCGACCGCAAATACAATAGCGACCATGAATGCATGCTGCTTACCACTACCAATGTTGGAAGACGTTCCGTAGATAAATATTGAACACCAGAGGAAGATCAAGAATTGCGCCAACCTTACTATCTCAGGCCTCGAATAGCTCATCAGTTCAAAATATTCAGTCAACCATGGCGCCCCAATTTTCTGAGCTAAAACCGCAAGATTTTGTGGAGTTTCCCGATAAATAATCCAGTCGTCCCAACTCACTTGGTCCCCAAGAAAAAGCATCGGAAGGTGGCACAACATATAGGCTAGCGATATAGCCAATACGTGGGTTGTTGGGATAGTTTTTAAGGACTCAAGCTTCATTGAATAGTCTGGCATTGGTGCTCTTGCAAAATATCGCGGTAGCGGGCCACTGGATTCTCGTAGCGTAGGCTATACAGTTATAGTAGCGAGCGATTGGAGCGGCCCGCTAGCTCACTGGACAACACCGGCGCAGAGCCCGACAGAGGAAAGGCAGCCACCGACTTCGCGAAGCATTTAGGCGTGAGTTGCGCCACATCCTCTCAGCAAACCGAAGATACAATCTTTGGCATATCAGGATTGATTAGGCGCTTCGAAATATTGGGTGAGTGATCTTTAAATGCGTAGTCGGCTCATGGAAACGGGATGGCCTTTACGGTCGCATCAGCCGACGCGAAGTAGATTTTGCTCCCATTCACTACCGCTGATGTCATCATGCGCCCTATATCGGGATGGGAGAAAACTGTCGACACATGTCCTTTGTCAGATACCAGCCGCAACGCGTTGTTCCACATATCAGCAACGATTAGCCCACGGTCCGTTGCAAATAAGTGGGCGGGACCGCTGAATCGCGACTTTCCACGACGGCCGTCCACGTAGCCACCGCCGTACTGGCCCTCCTGGGGATCCGGTATGCCCGCGAAGAGGCAGGTTTCTCCATCTCCTTTGAGAGGGCTCGCGATTAGGTCATGGCTGTAGCCGTTGACAATAATTAACTTCTTCGCGAATATTTCCAATGCGACAGGTCTATTGAGGTTGTAAGACCTATTTGGCGCACACATAGAGTTTCGATAGTTTAATTCATTACGGCCGGACCCAACATGGGTCGACACCAGCTTAGTATTTGTATCGATGACGCGAACCTTGTCATTCCATGCGTCTGCAACATACAACATACCGGCATGAAACTTCAAATCTCTAATTACAGCAAACCTCGCATCGACCGCCGTCCCGTCCAAGTCGCCATACTCGTCTTCAGAGCCGGCATACAAGTCGAATTCTTCAGTCGCCAGGTTTAACAGGAAGATGCCATGGTTGGAACCTAGAAATAACCTAGATCCTACATCGTCAAAGGCGAATGCCCTCAACGTTGTAAAGCTATGGCCGTTGAGATAGTGGCCCCATTTACCGCCCCCGCTGGAGTCGAATATCAGTTCGATGGAGCCTTCGTCGGGCTTAAGTTCGACCATTGTACCGTCGGGAGTTATGGCTAGGACGCTTTTGCCAACGTTCTGCATCTTAATTATGGTGTCGGAAAGGATCTGCCCGGTCGTGGCGACGATCGTCGTTCTTTCGCCGCTCAGCGTTAGGCGGGACACTGTCTCTTGGTCAGAGTCTGTTATCAATAACCCGAGGCCATCCAAAGTCGTGCGGATCGACGCAATGTGAACAAAATCCCCCGCTACTACTTTCACGCCTTCTGCCGTATAGCGTTTTAATTCCCATCGCGCACCATAGGCGAAGTCATCTGTTCCGAAGCAAAATATAGCGTTGGAATATGGTCGATCAGTGAATAGTAGCTGTCGACCTGCTGCATTAATCTTCTCGAAAGCTACATCGCCGGCCGGGCGAGAGTATGCGACTATTAGATCATCGCCGCAGAAGTCAAAGCCCATGATATCGAGAACAGCAATATCCGGACGGAGCAGCATGGGTTCGATACCATCTTCGGAGACACGAACGAAGACATTCCTTGCGTCTGTACCGTCGAGCGCTATTACGTCATCACCGCGCCGCTGCGCGAATTTTACGAAATTCAGGCCTACCTTCTCGCCTCCGAGCATGTAGCTGTTTCCGATGAATTTTACTTCATTTTGGTAGTGAAAGTTAACGCCGGCGCCGCGCGAAGAAAAGGAAAGGAATCCGTTCCGGTAAGGCGCTAGTGCGAGAACTGGAAAAGCTTTTTGGGGGGTCGGGAGTTCCAGCAACTTCTCACTTGGTACATCTGCACCGTTTCCGGCGAGGACAGATACGGTATTGTTCTCGACACGGCGTATATAGCTATTCTGAGTGTCCGCCACCACGTAGAAACCTGGAGTCAATTCAATAGCGTCTTCAGGAAGCGCCAGATTTGCCGCGAGATAAGAGTGTTCGTCATCTGGTGGAGCCAAACACAATCTGGGGGATGTGATGCACCAAGGGAACTTGGAATACGATGACTAGGAAGTATATAGCGCCCACAACGCCAAGGCCGAAGGCCCACTTCAGCACCTTGAATTTCATTCTTTTGCAGCCTATGACAGTTTGTATTAGCCGCTACTATAACAATCATCGCAGACGGGTCACCAATGCAAGAGGCGGAATGGAGTGGCGCAACTGACTTACAGCCCTTGACCTCAAGTCAGACGATCGTATCCTCTGACACCTCGGATTCAAAGCACCGGGGTTGATACTCAGGAATCCACTCCTTCAGCTTTGCGCGTACTTGGCTATCCGTAACAGGTTGAGAGTGCTGGAGCCATTCCGAAATATCGACAAAGAATCCCTCTGGGACGGGCCTCGAACGCGCTATACGGAGTTTTTCGTGTGGAGTCGGAAGGGTCTCTTCAGAGTCTGCTAGCAACTCCTCGAACAGCTTCTCACCGGGACGCAAACCAGTAAACTGTATCGGAATCTCCTGTTCAGTGAACCCGGACAGACGAATCATATTTCGGGCTAGGTCCACAATCTTCACAGGCTCTCCCATGTCGAGGACGAAAACCTCGCCGCCTTTTCCCATGGCGGCGGCCTGCAGCACGAGTTGAGCCGCTTCGGGTATTGACATGAAGAACCGAGTAATTTCGGGATGAGTTACGGTTACAGGTCCGCCTTGCGCTATCTGCGATCTAAACTTGGGTATGACACTACCAGTACTGCCCAGTACATTACCAAAGCGGACCATTTGGAAACGGGTGGCGCCGCCGGTGCAATGCAATACTTCGCAGATCATTTCGGCCAGTCGTTTCGAAGCACCCATCACATTGGTTGGGTTTACAGCTTTATCTGTTGAGATTAGTACGAACCGTTCGGACCCATATTGCTTTGCGCAATTGGCCACAACCAGCGTACCCTTCGCATTATTGCGTACGGCTTGCCATGCGTTCCTCACTTCCATCAAAGGAACGTGCTTATAAGCAGCCGCATGAAAGACAATCGCCGGCTTATACGTGCGAAATATCTGTTGCATGCACGAGTCGTCTTTTACATCGCCAGCTAAGGCAATGACATCAATCTCAGGCCGGTGCTCACCAAACCACTGCTCGACCATGTAAAGTGCGAATTCGCTTGCCTCTAATAGGATAATTGCAGCAGGCGAAAATCGTGCTAATTGACGGCACAGTTCACTACCAATTGACCCGCCCGCGCCGGTAACAAGGACATACTTGCCACTCAGCATAGTCTCTACATCGCCACTATCTATTCGGACCGATTTGCGACCGAGCAAGTCTTCAACTTTCACCGGACGCATCACATTGATAGCCACTCGGCCACTCATAAGTTCGCCCAAGCCGGGTACGGTGAACAGATTGGCGCCGGCCTGCGCCGCAACGACGCTAACCCTTTGAAGAGACTCCGCTTTCGCTGATGGCATGGCTAAAATCACGTGCTTCACGCCGTAGCGTTCCAGTATCGACGGAAGCATGTCAGTTCCACCCTCTACTCTTCGCCCAGAAAGTTCCAGCCCCCACTTACCTCTGTCGTCATCGACTAGCGCAACGACTTGCCAGTCTGCGCTTCGGTCCAACTCTCGAACCAACATCGCGCCAGCCGTTCCCGCCCCTACGACTATCACCGGTAGCGCGTTGGGATGCCGCTTACCGTACAAAAGATATTCACTCCAAATCCGCCATGCAATGCGCCCTCCGCCCATCAACAATACCAACAAGATGGGATACAGAAGCACGACAGATCGCGGCACTTCCAACTGATGCCGAGCAAGAACAACAAACAGCAGCAGCACTGCAGTGGAGATCGATACTGCCACCACCACCCGGCGGAGGTCTGAAACACCCGCGAATATCCACATTCCGCGGTGTAGCCCTGCCCATCGACGTACAAAAGAATGAATCGCCATTAACAATGCCAGCCCGATCCATATCTCCTTCTCGTACCCGAACGGCCACGCAAAGTTAAAGCGGATTAAGAATGCTCCTATCCAGGCGACCGGCACCGCAGCCAAATCAAACAGGATAGCGAACCATGAACGTAGCGTGGAGCGTCTGTCCATCTCAGTTGGCCAGTCCTAGACGGCCTGCGTCATAGATCGCAGATAATTCTTTCCTCAACATTTCTCATTCACTCTTAAAACATAGCGTTGACAAAGGGTACACGCCTTCCCCGCGAAGCCCGCTCCATTAATTCGTCAACTCAAGTTGAGAGCTACCACCGGTTCGACGGGGCAACCGGCCCATATCGGGTTCGATACGAAAGCCCGAGTAGCTCAGCAACAGCATAGCGCCAATGACCATCACGCCTAGGCCTTCCACGAGAACGCCAAACATTGAGAATAATAATAAGCGATTTACAATGGTACGCCGTCTGGGGAATAGGACCTTCAAGGCTTTAAACATCAGAAAAAGCGCAAATAACGCAAATATTGCAGCCTTCAAGGGAGCGCCTTGACCGATTTTTACGACTACTGTCGACCTCATGATTATGGACTGGAGCGGTCCCGCATCATTCAACGAATACCCCACTGATCCGCTGTAGAAACCATATATCTTTGCCTCCACCACTGCCCATACCATGAAACCCAAGTACAAGATAAAAATCAAACCCAAAGCGCCCAATCGGCGCGCACGCCCGTAAGCCAAATACAATGTGGCAATAAATATAAATACCAACGAGGCGGAGCTCAGCGAGGCTAGCGTAGCGCCCATTATCAATCGGAGCACACCAGAATGTTTATCAACATAATATGAGAGAAACACTATGATCGAAAGAAACACTAGCGCAGAACGCCAGGACATTACCAGAGGGAAAATCAGTAGCGGTAGAAAATAGTAAATATTAGCGCTGCGACGAATTGTAAATATGCTGACGCAAACTACATAATACATCGCGATGGTTTGACCTGGGGCCCCGAAGAGCTTTTCCAGAACGAAGAACGGCGTAGTAGTAATCAACCTAACAACGTGGACATATCCTAGCCATTCGTCCTTACCGTATGGAGTAAAGTCGAAGCCGCTTCTGATCGCTCGATAAGCATCGACCAGCTGATTGTTAAACCCATCCGTTGAGTCGATGCCTTGAAAAATGCTATAAAAGTCAACGTATTGGTGTTTAAAGACCAACATGTTGCAGGCTGCACAAATCGCGGCTAGCATTACCCAGACAAACACCTTTTTATCGACAACGAGGCGCATCAATAGCCGTCCATGCGTATAAAAGAATGGTCGACCCGGGCATCATGCTAAAGTCGGCTTGTTCACATCATGCCATATTGCAAAAGCTATTAACGCGCGCAACTGCCGGGTAAAGTCCTCGCCTGCGACATGCCGGTTCAATATGTCCGTAATATACGGGGTGGAAAATAGACCGCCTTGGCTGTCGAGCGTCTTAAGCTTCTCTTGGCAATAAGCAAGCTTAGTCGTTCTGAACCAGTCGCCGACAGGTACCGTGAACATCTGTTTCTTTCTATAAGCGAGCTTTGCACCAATCAACGGAGCGACCGCCTTTTTGTATATATATTTGGTTACGCCGTCTTTTAGCTTCAAATGGCCGGGCATTCGAAAGGCAAGTTCCATCATGCGGTAGTCTAAAAATGGTGTGCGCGCCTCCAAAGACATCGCCATGCCCATACGATCCGGCTTCACAAGATTATTACCGCTCAATAGCAACTGCATATCTACATACAAAGCTTGGTTTATCCGATCTTGATGCTTTAGCTCAGCAAAATAAGGGCGCACGACCTCAAACGAGTTATTCCCTGTCATGCGTTCCCGAAATGCTGGGGCCATTACAGATGCTTTGGCCTGGTCGGAGAACAATGAGATGCTGGCAAAATATTCTCGTTCAAACTCAGCATCCGTCATACTATTGATCCCCGGGCGTGAGAAGAAAGACTGGTATTTGTCGTATCCAGCGAACAATTCATCGCCACCGTCTCCGGTCAACACCACCTTAACGTGTTCGGCCGCGAGCTGCGAAACGCGATAGGTAGGAAGAAACGAGATATCTCCGTGCGGTTGATCACAATGATGGGTCGCGAACGGCCAAATGTCGAGCATGTCTGGCGACACCCTCTTCATAACGTGTTCCGTAGAGAAACGTTCAGCGGCCTCCTGCGCGAAGCTGGATTCATCATAGCGAGGATCATCAAACCCGATACAGAAGGTCTTGACCGGCTCAGTCATATGGCGAGCCATTAAGCCCACCACGGAGCTGGAGTCCACCCCCCCGGATAGAAACGCGCCAAACGGAACGTCGCTGCGTAAACGCAATCGGACGGCATCATCTAAGGTGAAATTAAATTCCTCTATCCATTGCTCTTCGGTACGGCCATATACCGGCTCTACATCGGCTAAATCCCACCATTTTTTTACGTCAGTTCGTCTTGAGCCTATCTTCATGTAATGACCAGGCATCAGGTGCCTGATCCCACGGTATATCGTATGGGGCGGCGGTACGTAATTGAATGTCAAGTAATGATGAAGAGCTTCCTCGTCCAGCGAACTGTCAATATGGCGATCCTGGAGAATAGACTTTATTTCTGATGCGAAGGTTAACTGCCTTCCATCATCATGGAAGTATAGTGGCTTCACGCCCACTCTGTCGCGAGCTAAGAACATTATATTTTGGCTTGCATCGTGGATAGCGATTGCAAACATTCCGTTCAGTCTATGTAGGCAGTTTATGCCCTCGAGCTCATATAGGCGAAGTATTACCTCCGTGTCCGACTGGGTTCGACAGGGATTACCCCGGCGACTAGCCTCTTTAGAAAGTTCGACATGGTTAAATATTTCCCCATTCTGTACCACTACAATACGACCGTCGTCAGAGATGAAGGGTTGATGGCCCCCTGCGATGTCGATAATAGCAAGCCTCTGATTGCCTAGAGCCCAGCTATCACCCTCGTACAAGCCGCGATCATCAGGGCCTCGGTACCTAATAGCATCCCCCATACTGATAAGCGTACTGGAATCTACAGATCTTCCTTGTCGGTTGTAGTAGCCAAATATTCCACACATATCAGTTTCCGCCTTTGGCTACAACCTGTTTAACTGTCATTGCAATAATTTTCATGTCCAGCTTAAATGAGTTAGTTCTTGCATACTCGAGGTCCAGACGCTTACGCTCGTCCTCAGTTGCCTGGGATCGGCCTGACACCTGCGCTAGGCCAGTAAGCCCGGGACGTACGCTCGTTCTGAGCTGCCACTCTTCATCGGAATAAAGAGGTCGCTGTTGCGGTACATCGGGCCGTGGACCCACTATGCTCATGTGCCCCATCAATACATTCAGCAGCTGTGGCAATTCGTCGATGCTGGTCCGCCGTATAACTCTTCCGAATCGCGTGATACGCGGATCGCGATGTGCCGTAGCATAGCCGCCTAGGTTCTCCGCATTTA from Pollutimonas thiosulfatoxidans includes:
- a CDS encoding NHL repeat-containing protein, whose translation is MAPPDDEHSYLAANLALPEDAIELTPGFYVVADTQNSYIRRVENNTVSVLAGNGADVPSEKLLELPTPQKAFPVLALAPYRNGFLSFSSRGAGVNFHYQNEVKFIGNSYMLGGEKVGLNFVKFAQRRGDDVIALDGTDARNVFVRVSEDGIEPMLLRPDIAVLDIMGFDFCGDDLIVAYSRPAGDVAFEKINAAGRQLLFTDRPYSNAIFCFGTDDFAYGARWELKRYTAEGVKVVAGDFVHIASIRTTLDGLGLLITDSDQETVSRLTLSGERTTIVATTGQILSDTIIKMQNVGKSVLAITPDGTMVELKPDEGSIELIFDSSGGGKWGHYLNGHSFTTLRAFAFDDVGSRLFLGSNHGIFLLNLATEEFDLYAGSEDEYGDLDGTAVDARFAVIRDLKFHAGMLYVADAWNDKVRVIDTNTKLVSTHVGSGRNELNYRNSMCAPNRSYNLNRPVALEIFAKKLIIVNGYSHDLIASPLKGDGETCLFAGIPDPQEGQYGGGYVDGRRGKSRFSGPAHLFATDRGLIVADMWNNALRLVSDKGHVSTVFSHPDIGRMMTSAVVNGSKIYFASADATVKAIPFP
- a CDS encoding polysaccharide biosynthesis protein, whose translation is MDRRSTLRSWFAILFDLAAVPVAWIGAFLIRFNFAWPFGYEKEIWIGLALLMAIHSFVRRWAGLHRGMWIFAGVSDLRRVVVAVSISTAVLLLFVVLARHQLEVPRSVVLLYPILLVLLMGGGRIAWRIWSEYLLYGKRHPNALPVIVVGAGTAGAMLVRELDRSADWQVVALVDDDRGKWGLELSGRRVEGGTDMLPSILERYGVKHVILAMPSAKAESLQRVSVVAAQAGANLFTVPGLGELMSGRVAINVMRPVKVEDLLGRKSVRIDSGDVETMLSGKYVLVTGAGGSIGSELCRQLARFSPAAIILLEASEFALYMVEQWFGEHRPEIDVIALAGDVKDDSCMQQIFRTYKPAIVFHAAAYKHVPLMEVRNAWQAVRNNAKGTLVVANCAKQYGSERFVLISTDKAVNPTNVMGASKRLAEMICEVLHCTGGATRFQMVRFGNVLGSTGSVIPKFRSQIAQGGPVTVTHPEITRFFMSIPEAAQLVLQAAAMGKGGEVFVLDMGEPVKIVDLARNMIRLSGFTEQEIPIQFTGLRPGEKLFEELLADSEETLPTPHEKLRIARSRPVPEGFFVDISEWLQHSQPVTDSQVRAKLKEWIPEYQPRCFESEVSEDTIV
- the asnB gene encoding asparagine synthase (glutamine-hydrolyzing); the encoded protein is MCGIFGYYNRQGRSVDSSTLISMGDAIRYRGPDDRGLYEGDSWALGNQRLAIIDIAGGHQPFISDDGRIVVVQNGEIFNHVELSKEASRRGNPCRTQSDTEVILRLYELEGINCLHRLNGMFAIAIHDASQNIMFLARDRVGVKPLYFHDDGRQLTFASEIKSILQDRHIDSSLDEEALHHYLTFNYVPPPHTIYRGIRHLMPGHYMKIGSRRTDVKKWWDLADVEPVYGRTEEQWIEEFNFTLDDAVRLRLRSDVPFGAFLSGGVDSSSVVGLMARHMTEPVKTFCIGFDDPRYDESSFAQEAAERFSTEHVMKRVSPDMLDIWPFATHHCDQPHGDISFLPTYRVSQLAAEHVKVVLTGDGGDELFAGYDKYQSFFSRPGINSMTDAEFEREYFASISLFSDQAKASVMAPAFRERMTGNNSFEVVRPYFAELKHQDRINQALYVDMQLLLSGNNLVKPDRMGMAMSLEARTPFLDYRMMELAFRMPGHLKLKDGVTKYIYKKAVAPLIGAKLAYRKKQMFTVPVGDWFRTTKLAYCQEKLKTLDSQGGLFSTPYITDILNRHVAGEDFTRQLRALIAFAIWHDVNKPTLA
- a CDS encoding sugar transferase — protein: MKRLFDVTAAITTLLCSAPLLLAVAIIIYAGDRGPVIYRQTRVGQAGRTFSMLKFRSMVINAENLGGYATAHRDPRITRFGRVIRRTSIDELPQLLNVLMGHMSIVGPRPDVPQQRPLYSDEEWQLRTSVRPGLTGLAQVSGRSQATEDERKRLDLEYARTNSFKLDMKIIAMTVKQVVAKGGN